One genomic region from Oryzias melastigma strain HK-1 linkage group LG19, ASM292280v2, whole genome shotgun sequence encodes:
- the lrrc18b gene encoding leucine-rich repeat-containing protein 18, producing the protein MAPGKRTRRSKKSQEFSLKAALSCFQVTALNTQRLNLSCRDFDSIPKCIEELTGFQEVDLSRNRIREIPAFTTNFLSVTVLDLHSNQLESLPSSLGILQNLLVLNLCNNLLRSLPGELGQLKTLRTLNLGLNQLDALPASVVGLKELRYIGLSDNRFTHFPGCLHRLNKLEKVNMARNPIWTRQNPEAAPETFLLVRSSLLCGRCLERCQSFRRRMKNEEKGGVESCFLRDSDDSVAPPADPHTTLQ; encoded by the exons ATGGCTCCTGGAAAGAGGACCAGAAGGTCCAAGAAAAGTCAGGAGTTCAGCCTGAAGGCGGCGCTGAGCTGCTTCCAGGTGACGGCGCTCAACACTCAGCGTCTGAATCTGAGCTGCCGGGACTTCGACTCCATCCCGAAGTGCATCGAGGAGCTGACCGGCTTTCAGGAAGTGGACCTGAGCCGGAACCGGATCAGAGAGATCCCGGCATTCACCACCAACTTCCTGAGCGTCACCGTCTTAGATCTGCACAGCAACCAG TTGGAGAGTCTTCCCTCCAGTCTGGGCATTCTCCAGAACCTGCTGGTTCTGAATCTGTGCAACAACCTCCTCAGGAGCCTCCCCGGCGAGCTGGGCCAGCTGAAGACCCTCCGGACCCTGAACCTGGGCCTGAACCAGCTGGACGCTCTGCCGGCCTCCGTGGTGGGGCTGAAGGAGCTCCGGTACATCGGCCTCTCCGACAACAGATTCACCCACTTCCCCGGCTGCCTGCACAGGCTGAACAAGCTGGAGAAGGTCAACATGGCCCGGAACCCCATCTGGACCCGTCAGAACCCAGAGGCGGCGCCGGAGACGTTCCTCCTGGTCCGGAGCAGCCTCCTGTGTGGGAGGTGTCTGGAAAGGTGCCAGTCTTTCAGGAGGAGAATGAAAAACGAGGAGAAGGGAGGAGTCGAATCCTGTTTCTTACGGGATTCAGACGACTCGGTGGCGCCCCCTGCTGATCCACACACAACATTACAATAA